The genome window CGCCAGCCGCTTCCCCCGCATCAGCCTCAATTAGTTGAGATGGTGAGTTTGACGTTCTGTTAGCTCCAACGCTAGCCCCAGCGGGGTGGCTGGCACCTACCGCGCAACGACCGGTGTTGCCCCACTGGGGCTGTTTGAGACGCTTGATGTGCGTTTCTCTACCGATAGCCGCTCCTCCGGGGCTACCGCGCCGTCGGAACGTCAAACTCACCATTTCACCACTCACCATCTCACCTCTTCTTCCGGCTTGATTTCTGCTAACCGGCTTGTACCTTTCTACCTGACTACATCCTACCCTTCTGCATGATTCGCTATTTTCGACTTCTCACGGTGGCAGTGCTGGCTATCAGCAGCATGGCCGCCGCGCCAGCCGACCCGAAACCCACTACCGAGCAGCTTATTTCCCGCCTCACAGCGGCCATTGAAAACCTGAAGACCCTGCGCTGCAATGTGCGGGCCCAGGAGCGAATTGACGGGAACTACCAACAGGCTCGCACGAGCATGAAAATGGCCTTTAAACCCTATAAGGTCTATTTGCGCAACCAGAAGGGCATTGAGGTTTTGTACGTGACGGGTCAAAACGATGGTGACGCCTGGGTCTACCCCAACAGCTTCCCCTACGTCACTGTCAGCCTCGATCCGCTGGGCAGCATGATGCGTAAAACGCAGCACCACAGCGTACTGGATGCGGGCTACGGCACTATTGCCGAGCTACTACGCGGCTCCAGTCAGCGCACCGACCACAGCTTCGAGAAAAGCTTCCGCTACGCCGGCGACACGACCGTGCAAGGCCGCCCGGCCCACATCCTGCGCGCCGACTACCCCCAGTTTCGCTACGTAACCTACAAACCCAGCAAGGCCGAAACCGTGGCTTCCATTGCCGACCGCTTCGGCTGCGGCGAATACCGGATTCTGGAGCGCAACGGCCTTACTGCGGGCGCTACGGTAGCCGCGGGCCGCGCCCTGCAAGTACCGAATGCCTACGGGCGCCGCGTCATTATTGCCGTGGATCAGAAGCTGACGCTACCGCTCGTCATTCAAGTAAACGACGACAAAGGCCTATTTGAAAAGTTCGAGTTCAGCGACATTGTAGCCAACCAGCCCATTCCGGCCCAGGAGTTCACCAAGGATTTCAAGGGATACAAACTTTAATCACGGATTTAGGCGGATTTTTCGAATTACACGGATTCGTTCGGACTGTTTGTGAGGAAGTGACTGATACAAAAAAGCTCCTGAAATTATTCAGGAGCTTTTTCGTGATAGTGTATTACGAAGAAGAGCGTAGGAATCGTTTATACTTCAGGCTGGCTTCACCAAAATTGAGTAAGAGTCCTACTTCAAGGCGGTATGCTTTTAGGTAGTCTATAATTTGAGCGTAATGAGGAGGCGTTATTTCAACTAACACTTTTAACTCAACCACTACTTGTTTTTCGACCAAGAAATCTACGCGTCGTGCTCCTATTTCACTGTCCAAATAATAGACTGGCAAATGAATTTCTTGTTCGAACACTATATTATTTTTCTCAAACTCAATAGCTAGACTGCGCTGATAAATAATTCCAGGAAACCCATTTACCAAGTGCCGTATGTACGCGCTAGCGCAGCCAATAATTGTTTTGGTTAAGTCACTCTGCGCATTTCCAATCAGAATAACTAGTATTTAGTAAACCGGCCGTAAAAAATCCGTGTAAGCCAAAAAATCCGTCTTAATCCGTGATTTAGCGGCGCATGGTTTTTTCGATATGGTCCCACATGTCGGGTGTCAGCAGTTCCAGTTTGTTGAACTCGCCGGCTCCGTTCAGCCACTCGCCCCCGTCGAGGGTTACTACTTCGCCATTCATGTAAGCGGAAAAATCGGACACCATGTAGGCGGCTAGGTTGGCTAGCTCCTGGTGGTTGCCCACACGCTTGAGGGGCACGGAAGCCGCTGGGTCGAGCTTGGAGGCCAGGGGTTCGGGAAACAGGCGGCTCCAGGCGCCTTCCGTCGGAAAGGGGCCGGGGGCAATAGCGTTGGAGCGGATGCCGTACTTGGCCCACTCCACGGCCAGGGAGCGGGTCAGGGCCAGCACGCCCGCCTTGGCCGCCGCCGACGGCACCACAAAGGCCGAGCCGACGGAAGCGTAGGTAGTTACGATGTTAAGGATGGTGCCGGGCTTTTTCTCCGCAATCCAGTGCTTCCCGAAGGCCAGAGTGCAGTTGTAGGAACCCTTCAGCAC of Hymenobacter sublimis contains these proteins:
- a CDS encoding DUF1571 domain-containing protein, producing MIRYFRLLTVAVLAISSMAAAPADPKPTTEQLISRLTAAIENLKTLRCNVRAQERIDGNYQQARTSMKMAFKPYKVYLRNQKGIEVLYVTGQNDGDAWVYPNSFPYVTVSLDPLGSMMRKTQHHSVLDAGYGTIAELLRGSSQRTDHSFEKSFRYAGDTTVQGRPAHILRADYPQFRYVTYKPSKAETVASIADRFGCGEYRILERNGLTAGATVAAGRALQVPNAYGRRVIIAVDQKLTLPLVIQVNDDKGLFEKFEFSDIVANQPIPAQEFTKDFKGYKL
- a CDS encoding GxxExxY protein encodes the protein MLVILIGNAQSDLTKTIIGCASAYIRHLVNGFPGIIYQRSLAIEFEKNNIVFEQEIHLPVYYLDSEIGARRVDFLVEKQVVVELKVLVEITPPHYAQIIDYLKAYRLEVGLLLNFGEASLKYKRFLRSSS
- a CDS encoding SDR family oxidoreductase, translated to MSATHPYAQPMLRDNALQGKTIVVTGGGTGLGRAMTTYFLQLGANVVISSRKLDVLEKTAAELREQTGNQGVLAVQCDVRKYDEVEALLQKTIDTFGGVDVLLNNAAGNFISPTERLSHKAFDVIVDIVLKGSYNCTLAFGKHWIAEKKPGTILNIVTTYASVGSAFVVPSAAAKAGVLALTRSLAVEWAKYGIRSNAIAPGPFPTEGAWSRLFPEPLASKLDPAASVPLKRVGNHQELANLAAYMVSDFSAYMNGEVVTLDGGEWLNGAGEFNKLELLTPDMWDHIEKTMRR